In a single window of the Melanotaenia boesemani isolate fMelBoe1 chromosome 22, fMelBoe1.pri, whole genome shotgun sequence genome:
- the LOC121633530 gene encoding interferon-induced protein 44-like, with amino-acid sequence MWSRIKKLFAAEPAPSKKPEVLSEPWREINWGNNGDDLEFVKNYEPSTEGQVVRIFLHGPPGAGKSSFINSVQSVLHGRIYRQALANNTNDGCFTKKHTTYKIQKDNETYPFVFHDIMGLHISTGVLVEDIRLALKGHVKEGYRFNPESSLSEDDQYYNKSPKLNDTVHVLVCVIPADTLAIMYDEVIKKIKSVRKDASMLDMPQVAILTKIDLICPEMKEDIKNVYKVLDLKEKMEKFSAAVGIPMNCIFPVKNYHEEIDMNEDMDSLILSAMKNILDCGNDFYKTHFQSESS; translated from the exons ATGTGGTCTCGAATAAAGAAGCTTTTTGCTGCTGAACCTG CTCCCAGCAAAAAACCAGAAGTTCTCAGTGAACCATGGAGGGAAATAAATTGGGG AAACAATGGGGATGATCTGGAGTTTGTAAAGAACTACGAACCTTCGACTGAAGGACAGGTGGTCAGGATTTTCCTTCATGGACCCCCTGGAGCTGGAAAGTCCAGCTTTATTAATTCTGTCCAAAGTGTCCTACATGGCAGAATTTACAGACAAGCCTTAGCAAATAACACCAATGATGGTTGTTTCACAAAAAAG cacaCAACCTACAAAATCCAGAAGGATAATGAGACATATCCTTTTGTCTTCCATGACATCATGGGCCTGCACATATCAACAGGTGTCCTGGTGGAGGACATCAGACTGGCTTTAAAGGGACATGTGAAGGAAGGTTACCGG TTCAATCCTGAATCTTCCTTGTCAGAAGATGATCAATACTACAATAAATCACCAAAACTCAACGACACAGTGCACGTCCTGGTTTGTGTCATTCCAGCAGACACATTAGCTATCATGTATGACGAAGTCATAAAGAAGATCAAGAGTGTGAGAAAAGATGCCAGTATGCTGG ACATGCCTCAAGTCGCCATTCTCACTAAAATTGATTTGATCTGTCCTGAAATGAAGGAAGATATAAAGAATGTCTACAAGGTCCTTGATCTGAAGGAAAAG ATGGAGAAGTTCAGTGCTGCTGTGGGTATTCCAATGAACTGCATCTTCCCTGTGAAGAACTATCATGAAGAAATTGATATGAATGAAGACATGGACTCTCTGATCCTCAGTGCCATGAAAAACATCCTTGACTGTGGCAACGACTTCTATAAGACCCACTTTCAGTCTGAATCTTCCTAA